One Nicotiana tomentosiformis chromosome 1, ASM39032v3, whole genome shotgun sequence genomic window, TTTTGGAACTGCAACAACAATGAACATGTGCTCAAAGTGCTACAAGGACATGATGTTTAAGCAAGAACAAGCTGAACTTGCTGCTTCATCTATTGAGAGCTTTGTGAATGGAAGTTCAAGCCCCACTGCAaaggctgttgatgttgctgtgggTGTTCAGGAAGGTCCGGCAGAGTCCCTGGTAATACCCAAGCAAGTTGTATGCGTACCACCAGAGAATGACAATGTAGAGAAGCCTAAAGAGGGGCCAAAGCGGTGCAATACCTGTAGGAAACGAGTTGGTTTGACTGGCTTCAATTGCCGATGTGGGCATCTTTTCTGCTCAACCCATCGCTACTCTGACAAGCATGACTGTCCCTATGATTATCACAAGGCTGCTCAAGATGCTATTGCGAAAGCCAACCCAGTTGTTAAGGCTGAAAAGCTTGACAAGATATAATGGAAGGTTCTGAGTTTATGAGCTGCAGTATTATCAAAGTTGTCTTCTACACCCGTGGGGCTCTCTGTTGACGACTGTTGTTAGGTGCCTAGGATTACAAGGGGTTGAGAGAAAGAAGCATAAGGCATCCTGGAATCGAGCAAGGAATGTTGTGGTTATATCTTTAGTGCTTGTTTGTGCTTGTGATGGACATTCTTTTGGGTTATCTTTTGATGTAGTGATTCCCAATTTAATAACATAAAAGCTGGTGTCTTTTAAGTATAAAAGAAGTTTCTTTCTATCAAATCCTTTTCTATCCTGTTCTTtaaagaaaaatgagtttttgtcGAACAAGAAATTCAGGATTACTGGGTAAGAACATGAGATACGAAAATTCAGGCTTTGTTACATTGGACTAAGAGTTTTCAAAAGGTTACGCTTTAAATTGTTTCTGGCTTTTACATTGCAGCTTTCATCATTTTTGGGGTGTGAGAATCCGGCAGTTTAATTCCTTGCTTTTCTTGGATATGACTCGTGTGACCATTGTCGCGGTGCGTTTGAACATGAGTTTTCTATGCAAAGATACTCCACCTTTTTGTTTGTAGTAAGTGCCTTTCTAACCTTCAGAATTTATTTGATTTTTATAGCATTGCATTGCgggttttaaatttaaaaataaaaatttgcacTTAGATAATAAAGAACTAAACCAAATACAACCTTAATAGTTAATACCAAGCCAACTGCTTCCTTCCTATTCCATTTTCCAAGGAAAAGAATGCTAACTCCCGTAAGCGGATCTAGGATTTTCAGTACATAAGTGCACCACTAAAAATAAGTATCCAATGGGAATTGATCCCTATACCTCTTGGTAAATAACTTAACATTCAATCAAATGCACCATTTAACCTTCTTGGAACATGTGTGCCAACAATTAATATTATACCAATTTTagaaaatatgtacataaaatatctaattttatAAAGAGACCACGAGTTCACATGCCCACTAGTTTCGATATAAATTTGAAATTATGATTATTCAGCGTTTAGCTATTAGTATTAGTTagtagtatttttatatttttataccaAAATCTTGGTATATCCGTTTCATATTGGATGTGTCCCAGGATAATTTTGTTCCGAATCAGACGATCACAAAGGAAATAAGTATAGTATTGGAGATAATATATGAGGAAGCGCAGAAGGATTTTTTTTTCCCGTGGTTAAGCCCTTGTAAAACGAGTGTATTTATTTTGCGATAGAAGTGAGTATGGTCAAGGCCAAAATCATAATATTACTAAATTTGTATATGGTAGACTCTTCCTGGCTTGTATCATTCACATGTTTTGACACAGTCTCAAAACCATTGATTGCGTGTTCCCCTTTTCCTTCTACTGTGTGGTGTGTTTTCATTGAAAAATTTCTCACGACGGTTGCCAACAGCCAAAGACAGCTTTGTCTTTCTATGCTTTGGGAAAACAAAGAAGTACAGGGGTGATGAATGGGGTATTGCATGTGTAGG contains:
- the LOC104088838 gene encoding zinc finger A20 and AN1 domain-containing stress-associated protein 4-like, coding for MEQNDAGCQAPQAPTLCVNNCGFFGTATTMNMCSKCYKDMMFKQEQAELAASSIESFVNGSSSPTAKAVDVAVGVQEGPAESLVIPKQVVCVPPENDNVEKPKEGPKRCNTCRKRVGLTGFNCRCGHLFCSTHRYSDKHDCPYDYHKAAQDAIAKANPVVKAEKLDKI